The Caldicellulosiruptor acetigenus DNA window AGGGAATTTCATGAACATGTGCCTGTTCTATAGATATTATCGTAAGCTTCTCTTTATATATAAAGATGTCATTCAATTTCACTAAATCATAAATATCTTTTTCCACGCCCATACTACTTAGCAGAGAAGAAATTAAAGACTCTTCTGGGAAAAAGACTTTAACTTTTTTGTTTAGCTCATAAAAACAGTAAAGAAGTAAATGTCCTAAAGTTGCTACATGGTCTGAATGGGTGTGAGTGATAAGGACATTGATTGTTTTGTATCTTTCAAGTAACTTGAGTTTGTAAAGGTTTGAAAACACACCTTCTCCACAGTCAATTAAAAATAGTTCTGTGTCAAATTCGAAATAAGCAGAAGTATTGTTAAAGTAGGGATTAAAGGCGCTTCCTATTCCTAAAAACTTCAATACAGGTATTTTCATGTTATAATTTCACCTTCGCTTTCTTTAGCTATTTTTTGCAAATAATTGAGTATCTCTTCAATACTTTTTTCTTCGTCAGGTTTTAATTCATAAAAGCTCCAGTGAAATTTTAATGAGGAAGATGGCATATCGTTCAATCGCAATTTTTCAAAAACTTTTCGCTCTATTCTTTTGGCAATCATGCGTGCTTTTATTATGTCAACATTGTGAAGAAAAATTACATATTCGTTTTCATTTACTTTCACAGG harbors:
- a CDS encoding MBL fold metallo-hydrolase; translation: MKIPVLKFLGIGSAFNPYFNNTSAYFEFDTELFLIDCGEGVFSNLYKLKLLERYKTINVLITHTHSDHVATLGHLLLYCFYELNKKVKVFFPEESLISSLLSSMGVEKDIYDLVKLNDIFIYKEKLTIISIEQAHVHEIPCFGYLIETGESRFFYSGDSKTINQLILDKFLKGEIDFLYQDTCSENFNGNHPHLSLAELSQLIPPEKRSYVFCIHLDIKFNFNLASSLGFRIPEQIQI